The following proteins are encoded in a genomic region of Magallana gigas chromosome 1, xbMagGiga1.1, whole genome shotgun sequence:
- the LOC105343679 gene encoding solute carrier family 22 member 21 — protein MSNFSTMQLLKQCTPPANISGSCDSRSYSSDMNTLVSEFELICDKDWIASTITTIQMAGLLISSPVAGQMADSLGRKPAFFLSLLVLTVCNLIAAFSVSWEMFAACRFLIGFGCGMYLTTFYSFMQEFVPTRWRSMTAAVPGWAIFAALYGLFSWWLHDWEYLHYATAIVTAPFLLGIFILPESFRWLVSNNKVADAEKVIKHIAKINGRETPKSCIDRLNNIVKTEDLTTKVKTHTLIDVLKSRDLLKKSFFLWTSWMACGYAYYAISFGVEQLSGSIYLNMFLLSIVEIPATLLTWWLNNCIGRRWTCFLFFVIATVGGALVGTVQVMDPPDAAQIINVAALIAKMGVSAGWASLITFTTESYPTVVRNIGYGWANSSARIGAMIAPQIVHVSKHTPGVMYYICSGCMLVSAVFCLLLPETKGKALENMIAKKTSSKSGNGGTNNDQSKKYEVYDLEKY, from the exons ATGTCGAATTTTTCGACTATGCAGTTACTGAAACAATGTACGCCACCTGCAAACATTTCCGGTTCCTGTGACTCGCGCAGCTATTCCTCAGACATGAATACTCTTGTCAGTGAG TTTGAATTAATCTGCGACAAAGACTGGATTGCCTCCACCATCACCACCATACAAATGGCGGGCCTCCTCATCAGCTCCCCCGTCGCCGGACAAATGGCGGATTCCCTGGGCCGGAAGCCCGCTTTCTTCCTCTCTCTTCTGGTCCTGACCGTCTGCAATCTTATCGCAGCCTTCTCCGTTTCCTGGGAGATGTTTGCTGCCTGTCGATTTTTGATTGGGTTCGGATGCGGGATGTATCTCACGACGTTCTATTCCTTCATGCAAGAGTTCGTTCCCACAAGGTGGCGCTCTATGACGGCGGCGGTTCCGGGATGGGCCATTTTTGCGGCGCTTTATGGTTTGTTTTCATGGTGGCTTCATGACTGGGAATACCTTCACTACGCCACGGCTATCGTCACCGCGCCATTTCTTTTAGGAATATT TATTTTGCCTGAGAGTTTCCGATGGCTGGTTTCTAACAACAAGGTGGCAGACGCAGAGAAAGTTATTAAACACATAGCCAAGATAAACGGCCGAGAAACTCCGAAATCTTGTATAGATAGACTGAACAACATTGTAAAAACTGAAGATCTGACAACAAAAGTAAAAACGCACACTCTAATAGACGTATTAAAAAGCAGAGATCTTCTGAAGAAATCGTTTTTCCTTTGGACTAGCtg GATGGCTTGTGGTTATGCCTACTACGCCATATCGTTCGGGGTGGAGCAACTCTCGGGCAGCATCTATCTAAACATGTTTCTCCTGAGTATCGTCGAAATCCCTGCCACTTTACTGACTTGGTGGTTGAACaactg CATTGGCCGACGGTGGACGTGCTTCCTGTTTTTCGTCATCGCTACAGTGGGCGGGGCTTTGGTAGGAACAGTCCAAGTCATGG ACCCCCCTGATGCAGCCCAGATAATCAACGTCGCAGCACTGATTGCAAAAATGGGCGTGTCTGCGGGATGGGCGTCGCTTATCACGTTCACGACAGAGAGTTATCCCACAGTAGTAAG AAATATTGGCTATGGTTGGGCGAACTCTTCAGCAAGAATTGGAGCGATGATAGCCCCACAGATTGTCCACGTG AGCAAACACACCCCGGGAGTGATGTATTACATCTGTAGCGGGTGCATGCTGGTCTCCGCCGTATTTTGTCTCCTACTTCCGGAGACCAAAGGGAAAGCACTCGAAAATATGATAGCGAAGAAAACGAGCTCAAAGAGTGGCAATGGCGGAACAAATAATGACCAAAGCAAAAAATACGAAGTTTACGATCtagaaaagtattaa